The following are from one region of the Mytilus trossulus isolate FHL-02 unplaced genomic scaffold, PNRI_Mtr1.1.1.hap1 h1tg000234l__unscaffolded, whole genome shotgun sequence genome:
- the LOC134701268 gene encoding uncharacterized protein LOC134701268: protein MGHNNKLKVIQSGSKAEGLDLKSSDLDLMSITPLLKVYQSEPEVDLDGLTVPLIMNTEETQPCFTQLRLLDHHQVFTNMWQKNHLGYMLSSEQYKLFYLSLVPGSWKIHGPCLSDMQGRMDLAFCLKCDRWIFQAEPWVSRARTTWPSSDIISKIISYGVLFVPIGIKGSVNENLEWRISFSIAEKFLIYSFSHVQLLCYAMLKVLVKEILEKHEDLKGLLCSYFLKTLMFWISEETDPNLWRPDNIIHCFNACVQRLLYCVRYTTLSHYFIPANNLLFNSVMNREKLTTILEKLYECGIYCFAYSDTLKDYKRQSYEFTESLTSRIVRTVHKTFCDYPNIKKIHLLYNCLHHSRCSLSGGLIALRLSKACWFALDSAKFPNSSDNKHQYFNYKYDLSHLLVGLHSDAVTGWLLLASFFYVHKKYFASLSVMNYALQKCTEEKIYSTRSEYTFIQNHELYQLKNEKLYTVLKAVTIESLIFHGKSSLLPKELQKDAIYDVLTHNIFYYPLSFAYFLSFLCFYHLHDLRSSRYYFQKLKSTDDITTPLYVGATFCSPIFDQLMGDTYLSRHVFQETAIDDQPGTTIMRVAAEKIMNEFKS, encoded by the coding sequence ATGGGTCacaacaacaaattaaaagtaatacAGAGCGGAAGCAAAGCGGAAGGACTTGATTTAAAAAGCAGCGATTTAGATTTGATGAGCATTACTCCTTTGTTAAAGGTGTATCAATCAGAACCAGAAGTTGATCTTGACGGTCTGACAGTTCCCTTAATCATGAATACGGAGGAGACCCAACCCTGCTTTACACAATTGCGTCTTCTAGATCATCATCAAGTGTTCACAAATATGtggcaaaaaaatcatttaggaTATATGCTTTCAAGTGAACAGTATAAACTGTTCTATTTGTCATTAGTTCCCGGTTCCTGGAAAATTCACGGCCCATGTTTGTCAGATATGCAAGGGCGCATGGATTTGGCGTTTTGCCTCAAATGTGACCGATGGATATTTCAAGCAGAGCCATGGGTCAGTAGAGCACGTACAACATGGCCATCGTCTGATATCATTTCCAAAATAATATCTTATGGAGTGTTATTCGTTCCAATTGGAATCAAAGGATCCgtaaatgaaaatttagaatGGCGAATTTCATTTTCTATAGCAGAAAAGTTTCTCATTTATTCCTTCAGTCATGTACAACTATTATGTTATGCAATGTTAAAAGTCTTGGTAAaggaaattttagaaaaacacGAAGATTTGAAAGGTTTGCTGTGTTCGTATTTCTTGAAAACACTGATGTTTTGGATTTCTGAAGAAACAGACCCAAATCTATGGCGACCAGATAATATCATACATTGTTTCAATGCATGTGTACAAAGACTATTATACTGTGTTAGGTATACAACCTTGTCGCATTATTTCATTCCGGCCAACAACCTGCTGTTCAATTCTGTTATGAACAGAGAAAAATTGACAACTATACTTGAGAAGTTATATGAGTGCGGAATTTATTGTTTTGCGTATTCTGATACCCTGAAAGATTACAAAAGACAGTCCTACGAATTCACTGAATCTTTAACCAGTAGAATCGTCAGAACAGTACACAAAACTTTTTGTGATTATccaaatattaagaaaatacaTCTACTATATAATTGTCTGCATCATTCTAGATGTAGTTTATCTGGTGGTTTAATTGCTTTACGTTTATCAAAAGCATGTTGGTTTGCTTTAGATTCTGCCAAATTTCCAAATAGCTCAGATAACAAACACCAGTACTTCAACTACAAGTATGATCTCAGTCATTTATTGGTAGGTTTACATTCAGATGCTGTAACTGGATGGCTGTTGTTGGCCTCATTCTTCTATGTTCATAAAAAATACTTCGCCTCATTAAGTGTGATGAATTATGCATTGCAAAAATGCACTGAAGAGAAAATTTATTCGACCAGATCCGAATATACGTTCATTCAAAATCATGAGCTGTACCAgctgaaaaatgaaaaactttatACAGTATTGAAAGCTGTGACAATTGAATCTCTTATATTTCACGGGAAGTCATCATTACTTCCAAAAGAATTACAAAAAGATGCTATATATGATGTTCTCAcccataatattttttattatcctTTATCATTTGCGTATTTCCTAAGTTTCTTATGTTTCTATCATCTTCATGACTTAAGATCAAGTAGATATTATTTCCAAAAACTAAAATCAACAGATGATATAACCACCCCTCTTTATGTTGGAGCAACTTTTTGTTCGCCGATTTTTGACCAGTTAATGGGCGACACATACTTGAGTAGACATGTATTTCAAGAAACTGCTATAGATGATCAGCCTGGAACAACCATCATGCGTGTAGCAgctgaaaaaataatgaacgaatTCAAAAGCTAA